A portion of the Corticium candelabrum chromosome 5, ooCorCand1.1, whole genome shotgun sequence genome contains these proteins:
- the LOC134179387 gene encoding mammalian ependymin-related protein 1-like — protein sequence MKFLLLALFITVAFAQDDREPCDSPPQWEGREFHIHYGEGGFTRIEKISYDETNERYRRIEEIEFYNHSRAYYDQLFIHKEQIGYSLNIRTRQCEKFPLTEPFQKNGVPEGATYLGTHYIGSSADPAYGVEVKEFSAYTERGQFHGTFTVNGCVPISHSYQSTISGYRTTRYFDVTLGIQDPNVFIPPKECQEL from the exons ATGAAATTCCTTCTCCTCGCTTTGTTCATAACCGTCGCTTTTGCACAAGACGACCGCGAACCGTGTG ATTCACCTCCACAGTGGGAAGGTCGCGAATTCCAT ATTCACTACGGAGAGGGAGGATTTACTAGAATTGAGAAGATCAGCTATGACGAAACCAACGAGAGGTACCGCAGAATAGAAGAAATCGAATTCTACAACCATTCACGCGCCTATTACGACCAACTATTTATTCACAAAGAG CAAATTGGTTACAGTCTAAACATAAGAACGCGACAGTGCGAAAAGTTTCCTCTCACTGAACCGTTCCAGAAGAATGGCGTGCCAGAAGGAGCAACTTACCTGGGAACCCACTACATTGGTTCGTCTGCAGACCCCGCTTATGGTGTGGAAGTCAAAGAGTTCAGTGCATATACAGAACGCG gTCAATTTCATGGTACGTTTACGGTGAATGGTTGTGTGCCTATTTCTCATTCGTACCAGAGCACGATCAGCGGTTACAGAACCACAAG ATATTTTGACGTCACTCTTGGAATTCAGGATCCGAATGTGTTCATTCCTCCGAAGGAATGTCAGGAGCTCTAG
- the LOC134179388 gene encoding mammalian ependymin-related protein 1-like gives MKLVILFSCLAIAAAQVPKACETPPVWHGIEVGKDYDSQFERRRTLHYDEPNERVHFIDYDKVNTTYETHIELFLHKQKEHYSVDLRTGQCTRSPLTEPFRPFSIPPTARFVGEFVLGSTAVAGAGAIVDVWSGLDMFRGGNFTVGVTNAGCVPIFFDHFTERYGYYHAQWYDIQLGIDIPTIFDVPRQCEEL, from the exons ATGAAACTTGTGATCCTCTTCTCTTGTCTTGCAATCGCCGCAGCTCAGGTCCCAAAGGCCTGTG AGACACCGCCGGTGTGGCACGGTATAGAAGTCGGG AAAGACTATGACTCCCAGTTCGAGAGACGAAGGACACTTCACTACGACGAGCCGAACGAGCGAGTGCACTTTATAGACTACGACAAAGTAAACACGACGTACGAGACGCACATAGAACTtttcttgcacaaacaa AAAGAACACTATAGCGTCGATCTTCGTACGGGACAATGCACGCGGTCTCCGTTGACTGAACCGTTCAGACCATTTTCCATCCCTCCGACTGCTCGCTTTGTCGGTGAGTTCGTACTTGGTTCTACTGCCGTCGCCGGTGCAGGAGCGATTGTTGACGTGTGGAGCGGACTCGATATGTTCCGCGGCG GCAACTTTACCGTAGGAGTGACTAATGCCGGTTGTGTTCCCATCTTTTTCGATCACTTTACTGAGAGATACGGATATTATCACGCCCA GTGGTACGATATTCAGCTCGGCATTGACATTCCGACTATCTTTGATGTTCCCAGACAATGCGAAGAACTGTGA
- the LOC134179386 gene encoding cyclin-K-like encodes MWYYDKEYIAQKTPSRMAGIDLATELQFRREGARFIIDAGTRMGLRFDTMATGVVFFHRFYMCQSFAKFDRWVVAAACLLLAGKVEETPKKCRDIFKTAKSLLLDEQVAGFRGDEWKEQLLVHERILLQTIKFDLQVSHPYGFVFKFAKAFKGDKSKVQKVVQMAWTFINDSLCTTISLQFLPHVVAIAMLNLASKLSKVELVIAPEHLDPLLSFKAPWWDHFLDDASEELLAEVAQEVLDLYSDAERDTPGKTSKSQSAAGTPKAVSPKAKLSEQNIERITPPLPPPATLPPQATQSAPPQAIIQPQQQIGAQVLLQPQPQPQPQSQNLVPPSLPGGIPPPPILQQLFAGIASLEQQLKNPGLSASVQQQLQQHLQAHHQQLQQLFQSMPQLLQGPPPVPSGGGWMPSANSMNSVGQPVPQTAVVHAPQPLVAQTQYRGSWMR; translated from the exons ATGTGGTACTACGACAAGGAATATATAGCTCAGAAAACGCCTTCGAGGATGGCTGGTATAGACTTGGCTACCGAGCTGCAGTTTCGTCGGGAGGGTGCCCGTTTTATTATCGACGCTGGCACTAGGATGGGATT GCGGTTCGACACGATGGCCACCGGTGTGGTGTTCTTTCACAGATTTTACATGTGTCAGTCGTTTGCCAAGTTTGATCGATGG GTTGTCGCTGCTGCGTGTCTTCTATTGGCCGGTAAAGTAGAAGAAACACCCAAGAAATGCAGAGACATCTTTAAGACAGCGAAATCATTGCTGTTAGACGAGCAGGTGGCAGGCTTTCGAGGAGATGAGTGGAAG GAGCAGCTGCTCGTCCACGAACGTATCTTGCTGCAAACGATTAAGTTTGATCTTCAAGTCTCTCATCCGTACGGTTTTGTGTTTAAATTTGCTAAGGCATTCAAAG GTGACAAGAGCAAGGTTCAAAAAGTTGTTCAAATGGCATGGACATTTATCAACGACAG TTTGTGTACAACAATTTCGCTTCAATTTTTGCCTCACGTTGTTGCCATAGCGATGCTGAACTTGGCCTCTAAGCTATCGAAAGTCGAGCTGGTTATCGCTCCCGAACACCTCGATCCGTTGCTATCGTTCAAGGCTCCGTGGTGGGATCACTTCTTGGATGATGCTAGTGAAGAGCTATTAGCTG agGTGGCACAAGAGGTTCTTGATTTGTACAGCGATGCAGAACGAGACACTCCAGGGAAAACGAGCAAGAGTCAG AGTGCGGCAGGTACACCTAAGGCCGTCAGTCCCAAGGCGAAATTATCCGAACAGAACATTGAGAGGATTACACCGCCGCTACCACCACCAGCGACACTACCTCCTCAAGCGACACAGTCTGCCCCACCTCAAGCGATAATTCAACCTCAACAGCAGATCGGAGCTCAAGTATTACTTCAACCTCAGCCTCAGCCTCAGCCACAGTCTCAAAATCTAGTTCCACCTTCTCTACCGGGTGGAATCCCGCCACCGCCTATACTCCAGCAGCTGTTTGCCGGTATAGCGTCGCTAGAGCAACAACTAAAGAATCCCGGTCTCTCTGCGTCCGTGCAACAGCAACtgcagcaacatcttcaagCGCATCATCAGCAACTTCAGCAGCTCTTTCAATCTATGCCACAGTTGCTGCAGGGGCCTCCTCCAGTGCCAAGCGGAGGAGGTTGGATGCCGTCTGCGAATTCTATGAACTCAGTCGGACAACCGGTACCGCAGACTGCCGTTGTTCATGCGCCCCAACCACTGGTCGCGCAGACTCAGTATAGAGGAAGTTGGATGAGATAG
- the LOC134179390 gene encoding putative E3 ubiquitin-protein ligase UBR7 has translation MAATACATSDDVVSMLDVLQEDAVLEDEANAVLGASDDKQCTYNEGYVKRQALYACATCSEGKDTVAGICLACSLHCHDDHNLFELYTKRNFQCDCGNSKFSVSKCTLIPVKDAVNPSNKYNDNFKGLYCTCKRPYPDPDAEEEEEMIQCIVCEDWYHSHHLKGTIPDCEDYHEMVCHLCMDSLPFLYAYLNPLRLNALIAAADKRENAKPDGRNTSQNETKVESLLKEDDRVDVETVDEVLAAKRPRLDDRDVREKRDIESTGMSDSTVENGGDVPRVGSQKPSCKLSFHWTTVGEQKLGQAAFFDEGWRCTLCRCTECKGLYEKHGLGFLFDEDDPVAVYESRGKLSSETSSTLDRGIQALEGSLNRTQQVEMLTHFNDLKTELNQYLRQFADENKVVTTEDIQEFFQHMEQRRRERAASGVPPRYCGK, from the exons ATGGCGGCTACGGCTTGTGCGACGAGCGACGATGTCGTGTCCATGTTGGACGTCTTGCAGGAGGATGCCGTTCTCGAGGACGAAGCCAACGCGGTGCTCGGAGCCAGTGACGACAAGCAGTGCACCTACAATGAA GGTTATGTAAAACGGCAAGCGCTCTACGCTTGTGCTACATGCAGTGAAGGCAAGGATACTGTTGCTGGTATCTGTCTAGCATGCAGTCTTCACTGCCATGACGATCACAACTTATTCGAACTCTACACAAAGAG GAATTTTCAATGTGACTGTGGAAACTCAAAATTCTCAGTCTCAAAGTGCACTCTGATTCCA GTGAAAGATGCCGTCAATCCATCCAACAAGTACAATGACAACTTCAAAGGGCTCTATTGTACATGCAAGAGACCATATCCCGATCCCGATGCCGAA GAAGAAGAAGAGATGATACAATGTATTGTATGCGAAGACTGGTACCACTCCCAC CACTTGAAGGGCACCATTCCCGACTGTGAAGACTATCACGAGATGGTCTGTCATCTGTGCATGGACTCTCTACCCTTTCTGTACGCGTATCTTAATCCACTGCGACTGAACGCTCTAATTGCTGCTGCTGACAAGAGAGAGAACGCTAAACCAGATGGACGCAATACGTCTCAAAATGAAACAAAAGTGGAATCATTGTTAAAGGAAGACGACAGAGTGGACGTAGAAACAGTCGATGAAGTACTGGCAGCGAAGAGGCCGAGGCTTGACGATAGGGACGTGCGGGAAAAGCGAGATATTGAAAGCACGGGAATGTCCGACAGTACGGTTGAAAATGGGGGAGATGTGCCTCGTGTCGGTAGTCAAAAACCTAGTTGCAAACTTTCGTTCCATTGGACAACGGTCGGGGAACAGAAACTCGGACAAGCCGCTTTCTTTGACGAAGGCTGGCGTTGCACACTCTGTCGTTGCACCGAGTGCAAG GGACTGTATGAAAAGCATGGTCTGGGGTTCCTTTTCGATGAGGACGACCCCGTTGCGGTCTACGAGTCCCGAGGCAAACTGAGCAGCGAGACTTCGTCTACTCTCGACCGAGGTATTCAAGCACTCGAGGGTTCGCTAAACCGAACGCAGCAAGTAGAGATGTTGACCC ATTTCAATGATCTGAAGACGGAATTGAATCAATATTTGAGGCAGTTTGCCGACGAAAACAAG GTAGTGACAACTGAAGACATCCAGGAGTTCTTCCAGCACATGGAGCAACGACGACGAGAACGTGCGGCGAGTGGTGTACCACCGCGATACTGCGGGAAGTGA
- the LOC134180161 gene encoding inactive serine/threonine-protein kinase 19-like, whose protein sequence is MLRKRAGSFLGGAARRAKNDIDTDDDFCGTIPSDTEAALQYIESTYPPELKASLPRISLKHQVYAVVDDKTVVDRELERLQQENKIRLFKLSTGPDDYAVISVRILKAHLQSVTHEDSRETVDRFFARVLSSHNDVAISKRTLSCEKGFTERDVSRLIACGLLTVQDVGSYWISIPGLGLFMRYFVRGRDTVLRTLRKTKYNEMMQSELEVRKLATCKLGTKFHVLDLIGAELVTCVETTSGSLLHLNLAHEKNARRS, encoded by the coding sequence ATGCTAAGAAAGCGCGCCGGTAGCTTTCTAGGTGGCGCAGCCAGAAGGGCAAAGAACGATATCGATACGGACGACGACTTCTGCGGTACTATACCGTCAGATACGGAAGCTGCACTCCAATATATCGAGTCAACGTATCCTCCCGAGCTAAAAGCCTCTCTGCCTCGTATCTCTCTCAAACATCAGGTCTACGCGGTCGTTGACGACAAGACGGTCGTCGATAGAGAGCTCGAACGCCTTCAACAGGAGAACAAGATACGTCTCTTCAAGCTGAGCACGGGACCCGATGACTACGCCGTCATTTCGGTTAGAATATTGAAGGCGCATTTGCAGAGCGTCACTCATGAAGATAGCAGAGAAACGGTGGACAGGTTTTTCGCTCGAGTGCTGAGTAGTCACAATGACGTCGCTATTAGTAAGAGGACGCTGAGCTGTGAGAAGGGATTTACAGAGAGGGACGTGTCTCGTCTCATTGCGTGTGGATTGTTGACCGTCCAAGATGTCGGCAGTTACTGGATTTCGATACCCGGATTGGGGTTATTTATGAGATACTTTGTACGAGGAAGGGACACCGTGCTGAGGACGTTGAGAAAGACCAAGTACAATGAGATGATGCAGAGCGAGTTGGAAGTAAGGAAACTGGCGACGTGCAAGCTTGGTACTAAGTTCCACGTACTCGATCTGATTGGAGCTGAGCTCGTAACGTGTGTGGAAACGACATCGGGCAGCTTACTTCATCTTAATTTGGCTCACGAGAAAAATGCGAGAAGATCGTGA
- the LOC134179389 gene encoding protein smoothened-like, which translates to MNDVDVNSRRDRWVCIACIAVLWTLIGLPTVFYAIPYEEKATHVNITADNDTLRLLHQAGIQALTDDIVHLLQLVYSQFPNVSTQRVSPSQYLHQVLQQPCGQSQLRNTMGFCVPNCVEWTIYDSSIHKLEDTLLGVGFTVGIISGLIVLVTWIFVRQMWEFPHVIPFYMNISASLSVFILCLTYVVGRPGSFCASRDLSIALESTTAACNIQGSLVHYFSHAAILWWMFSVVNLYAGICCPLSTFTGRLFSDKARVHIIESTISWTVPLIDVVVVHGIDQYYPTLGPDTIGCTPRSRSLQYFTQALPIQIFLGTGLTLIIRVVFTLKDHVLRERERHDSITVSIHSAYARRVSIKKQKSLTRVGKRFVFIFITYPICMVAVLITVVVQLRDVEDFENSFRNYLFCVALQVFPDSCRSFLRSTHHELSHWALVAFICYSAFALAYSLAAKPIQTFWYERFSVFSCYRGDYVVEGAISRSCSPQPVETNRNHVINSNGLTEELKVGFNNY; encoded by the exons ATGAacgacgtcgacgtcaatTCGAGGAGAGACCGATGGGTGTGTATTGCGTGTATTGCAGTGTTGTGGACACTGATAGGTCTGCCTACCGTTTTCTATGCGATTCCATACGAAGAGAAAGCAACCCACGTCAACATAACTGCGGACAACGACACACTAAGG CTGTTGCATCAAGCTGGAATTCAAG CTCTTACTGACGACATCGTGCATCTTCTCCAGCTCGTCTACTCACAGTTTCCAAATGTTTCGACTCAACGTGTATCGCCATCTCAATATCTGCATCAAGTCCTACAACAACCTTGTGGGCAGTCGCAGTTGAGGAATACAATGGGATTCTGTGTACCCAATTGTGTTGAATGGACCATCTACGACTCTTCCATACATAAACTTGAAGATACGTTGCTAGGTGTAGGTTTTACTGTGGGAATTATCAGCGGTCTGATTGTCCTCGTCACATGGATCTTCGTGAGACAAAT GTGGGAATTCCCTCACGTCATACCGTTCTACATGAACATATCAGCGAGTCTCTCAG TGTTCATCTTGTGTCTGACGTACGTAGTCGGCCGGCCGGGATCGTTCTGTGCGAGTAGAGATCTGTCCATCGCTCTCGAGTCGACAACAGCAGCATGCAACATCCAAG GTAGTCTCGTCCATTACTTTTCTCATGCAGCTATTCTCTGGTGGATGTTCAGTGTGGTCAACTTGTATGCAGGCATCTGTTGCCCTCTCTCTACTTTCACCGGACGTCTCTTCTCTGACAAAGCCCGGGTGCACATCATCGAATCGACAATATCGTGGACTGTCCCTCTGATCGACGTCGTCGTCGTCCATGGCATTGACCAATATTATCCAACACTTGGACCAGACACGATAGGATGTACACCCCGGTCCCGATCTCTTCAGTACTTCACTCAAGCTCTTCCCATACAGATTTTTCTCGGCACCGGGCTCACACTCATCATCCGGGTCGTATTCACACTGAAAGAC CATGTGCTCCGAGAAAGAGAACGCCATGACTCAATCACAGTGTCCATTCACAGTGCGTATGCTCGACGAGTATCCATCAAGAAACAGAAGAGTCTCACTCGTGTCGGAAAGAGAtttgtcttcatcttcatcacgTATCCAATCTGTATGGTTGCCGTCCTCATTACCGTCGTCGTTCAGCTACGAGACGTCGAAGACTTTGAAAACTCGTTCCGGAATTATCTTTTCTGTGTGGCACTCCAAGTCTTTCCTGATAGCTGCCGCTCGTTTCTCCGCTCTACTCACCACGAGCTGTCCCACTGGGCACTCGTTGCGTTTATCTGTTACAGTGCGTTTGCTCTCGCATATTCGTTAGCAGCCAAGCCGATACAGACATTCTGGTACGAACGGTTCAGCGTGTTTTCTTGCTATCGAGGCGACTACGTCGTTGAAGGTGCAATCAGCAGATCTTGCAGCCCACAACCAgtagaaacaaacagaaatcacgtgatcaatAGCAATGGATTAACCGAAGAACTAAAGGTGGgattcaataattattaa
- the LOC134179662 gene encoding transcriptional adapter 2-beta-like: protein MLLCVVRAVTLCVRVSKDEQRVLCCNCATDATLMHIQCHKCKDLLLCLQCFASGAELADHKRNHSYKIVNNGAFHVLLSNWSAHHDHALLEAIEQCGFANWIDTGHVLGRTAEESQKHFQETFVDGELGNMLPKDFHSKVLNKVGGEVPPVVCDPNVVAGSTDLTVIQQRDLGYMPERRLEGDNKAEGELNSLTIGVTETGLEAALRFVYPEAYLLKLREQDRKKRIIQQLRLVSSRQLSTIDSEAKQSTQADDVLSVLRPFARFLSHEEHEQLRKSVIRELQLKRQIEELVEYRENGITTLSASHDFKLARQRRERMREMAARRKSQWSQSPVRRASTSSASKRTDKVNKQDKELTEEISQMTGFEMLGHREQQVCTTLRMTPSRYTTLKGLMVKDHATRRKGMAVKTRYPAWLEKSHKKYIFNFLRDCGWLPTS from the exons ATGTTGTTATGTGTGGTGCGGGCTGTGactttgtgtgttcgtgtttcGAAAGACGAACAGCGCGTTTTGTGCTGCAACTGTGCGACGGATGCGACTCTGATGCACATACAGTGTCACAAATGTAAAGATCTCCTTCTTTGTCTTCAG TGTTTTGCTTCTGGTGCTGAGCTGGCTGACCACAAGCGAAACCACAGCTATAAAATAGTG AATAATGGAGCTTTTCATGTGCTTTTATCTAATTGGAGTGCTCACCATGATCATGCATTATTGGAAGCAATTGAACAATGTGGATTCGCAAACTG gATTGACACTGGTCATGTACTTGGCAGAACAGCAGAAG AATCACAGAAACATTTTCAAGAAACGTTTGTCGATGGTGAACTTGGCAACA TGTTACCCAAAGACTTTCATTCCAAAGTTCTCAACAAAGTTGGCGGTGAAG TTCCTCCTGTAGTATGTGATCCTAACGTCGTTGCTGGTTCAACTGACTTGACGGTAATACAACAGAGAGATCTGGGCTACATGCCGGAGAGGAGACTT GAGGGTGACAACAAGGCCGAAGGAGAGCTGAACAGTTTGACTATTGGTGTAACGGAGACTGGACTCGAAGCCG CTCTACGTTTTGTGTACCCTGAAGCCTACCTTCTTAAACTGAGAGAACAAGACAGGAAGAAAAG AATTATTCAGCAGTTAAGGCTCGTCTCTAGCAGACAATTGTCTACCATTGATTCTG AGGCTAAGCAGTCGACACAAGCAGACGACGTTCTTTCTGTGCTGAGACCTTTTGCTCGTTTCCTCTCTCACGAAGAACACGAGCAACTTCGGAAAAGTGTCATTA GGGAGTTGCAGTTGAAACGTCAGATAGAAGAACTTGTTGAATACAGGGAGAATGGTATAACAACATTGTCAG CTTCACATGATTTTAAATTGGCAAGACAACGAAGAGAAAGAATGCGAGAGATGGCAGCAAGACGGAAATCACAGTGg TCTCAGTCTCCAGTAAGACGAGCATCAACTTCATCAGCCTCAAAACGGACAGA TAAAGTTAACAAGCAAGACAAAGAACTAACTGAAG AAATCTCTCAGATGACGGGATTCGAGATGTTAGGCCATCGTGAACAGCAGGTCTGTACCACACTGCGCATGACACCGAGCAGATACACGACACTGAAAGGATTAATGGTGAAG GATCACGCCACCAGAAGGAAAGGAATGGCAGTAAAGACTCGGTATCCGGCTTGGCTCGAGAAGAGTCACAAGAAATATATATTCAACTTTTTACGAGACTGTGGCTGGTTGCCCACATCATAA